A single Xenopus laevis strain J_2021 chromosome 3S, Xenopus_laevis_v10.1, whole genome shotgun sequence DNA region contains:
- the LOC108712623 gene encoding heart- and neural crest derivatives-expressed protein 1-like — protein sequence MNLIGSYHHHHMMPDPFIFSPGSRCHQERPYFQGWVLNPGEVSPDFPAQPPYSPEYGAVVGPSQTPGRMENLGGKLGRRKGAPPKKERRRTESINSAFAELRECIPNVPADTKLSKIKTLRLATSYIGYLMDVLAKDSEPGGTEAFKAELKKVDGKRRREPQPTEGYWGVAPTGEKKLKGRTGWPQQVWALELNP from the exons ATGAACTTGATTGggagctaccaccaccaccaTATGATGCCAGATCCCTTCATCTTCTCGCCTGGATCCAGGTGCCACCAGGAGAGACCTTACTTCCAAGGATGGGTGCTCAACCCTGGGGAGGTGTCACCTGATTTCCCTGCACAGCCCCCCTACAGTCCAGAGTATGGCGCAGTGGTGGGACCTTCACAGACCCCCGGCCGCATGGAGAACCTGGGGGGAAAGTTGGGGAggaggaaaggagccccccccaaGAAAGAGAGGAGAAGGACAGAGAGTATCAATAGTGCCTTTGCTGAGCTGAGAGAGTGCATCCCCAACGTGCCAGCTGATACCAAACTCTCCAAAATAAAGACCCTCAGGCTGGCCACCAGCTACATTGGCTATTTGATGGATGTGTTGGCTAAGGACAGTGAGCCAGGGGGCACCGAGGCCTTCAAAGCTGAGCTTAAAAAGGTGGATGGCAAGAGGAGAAGGGAACCG CAACCAACTGAAGGGTATTGGGGTGTGGCACCTACAGGAGAGAAGAAATTAAAAGGACGGACTGGGTGGCCCCAGCAGGTATGGGCCCTGGAACTAAACCCCTGA